Part of the Brachyhypopomus gauderio isolate BG-103 chromosome 17, BGAUD_0.2, whole genome shotgun sequence genome, CGAGGGTTTCCTTCAAAACCAATCAGGAAAAGGCAAACCTGCTTTATACAAAACCTCATAACCAGCACACGCCCGACAAACGAGAGTCACACAGCCGATCCGTGTTCCTCTTACTCTCTGCGTTCAGAGCGGAGTCGGGTGAGTAGATGGCGCTGATGTCCTCGTATTTTGGGTCGTGGATGGTGAAGTGGAAGGGCATTCCTCTCACGGCGTCGGCGTCGGGCCAGGACGCAGCGGGCTGGTGGTAGTGACCCGCCTCCAGCTCGGAACCTGGAGAGGAGCCACAGGTCTCGCACACGTGACCTCACAGGACACAAGATGCATTCACAGCTATTCTTCGCCACGATGTTCTCAAAGCCGTTTGAGGACAGATACTGACCGCAGTTGATGTCCTCTTCATCGTAGATGTCCACCTCCATGAGCCTGATGAGCATGCGGGACAGAATGCCCAGGAACTGCAAATACGCCCCGGTCTTCCCAACCTGGACatacacagcactgcacaaTCAATCCCTCTTTTCATATATCAAAATTTCCATGAAAGTCCCCCTCTTAGTATGTATGTAATGCCGGCATATGTTAATAAACAACGAACATATTAACAAGGAAATATCAACAGTTTGTATCATAAGCCAAATTGCAAATGCAACATGGAATTGTGATCACGATATGATATTCTGACCATATCGCACAGCCCTACAGCTTCCAGGTACATTCATACATTCATACTCATCCAGAACTGCTGACAAACGTACCTGTGGCGGCCCGCTGAGGAGCAGGCGGCGGGGGTGGAAGCTGTCGTGCCGGCCCTCGGCCCGGTTGCTGCTGTCCATGTGTTGGGCCGTGGGTTTGGTCCACTGCCTGTAGTACAGAGACTGCTCGGTGCACGTCATCATCTTGCTGAGGAGAGGTCTGAAGGAGCTGTCCCACTCCACAGATGCGTGCGGGAGGAAGGATGTCGACTTCGGCAGGCCGCTGGAATCCGCCGTGGTGATAAGATCATAGAGGGCTTTCGGGAGGAGAACCACGGGGGGGCGGTTGAGGTCGCGGGCCCAGGAGCAAGAGTAACGCAGAGGTGAGCCCGGCGTGGATGAGGAGCCAGGGGACGTGGACTTGGAGGATCGGCTGTGGGCTTGGGTAGTATCCCCACGCACAGCTGCCTGGTGTAGGGTCACTTTGTGCTGTTTGTGAGGAGAGGAGTCGGCCTGCGGATTCTGGGAGTGATCTGTTCCGGGGAGTGCACTGTTCACTGCAAACCACAAGAGGGAGGCCGAGAGTACAAGTAATTAAAGTAGTACTGAAAATGGTATACACCATTACATGTTTCAGTCCTTCCTTACAGTcgctaaaaaataataaattttacTATTACCACTGGACTCGTTCACCCCACCCCAGGAAAAGTTTTCACAGGAAATTATAGTAAATCCCTTAATACACTGCATGCTGTCTGATCACTGCAAAAGGTTCTACAAACATATTAGTGACAGTGAAATCTACCTTCTGtactacaaacacacaaaatgctCAACAAACGCTCAAGCATCAACAACAGGCATCAACAAAAGCAGAACTGTTGACTGGTATGACGAGCAGCTCCACTTTTGGACATGGAGTTTACAGAGGCACTGTGATCTCACGTCCACTGTAGGAGGAGactgggaggagggagggagggagggagggagggagagagggagggagagagagagggagagggggggagagagagagagagagagagagagagagagagagagagagagagagagagagagagagagacatgtccTCTTCCATACGGCTCTGCTGAAGTACGGTTCTCATCCTCACTTACAGCACGGCTCCCAGCCACCCACACACTGCTCCACCTTCTCCGTACTGATATGACTCAGCACCATGACTCCCGTCTTTGTCATGCATTTGCGAAATGCAATTTAAAAATTAATCTTCCTTACTGTGCAAAAGGTCAGTTCATacaaacaagtaaataaatgtATAGCTTCTGCCAACGCTGTTGAACATTGTAACAACTATATTACGCAGGGAGGTCAGAGGGGGTCAATAAAACTGGACACAAGGATTTCCCATTTACAGAGTGAACAGTTGTAACATGTAATATGAGTCATAATGGTAAGGAGCTTGACTTCTTCACCcttccccccaccacacagacagcagCCCTCATTTGATGCTGGTAATTGAAGCCGTGCACCACtccaaaccccgcccccccctccGGTCCCCCCCCAGTCCCCTTACCATCGAGCacaggctcctcctcctcgttgtCGGTACTGCTCGGCTTGTCGGGGTCGCTTTCAGACAGGTCACTGGAGGGGGGCGGCCTGTGTTCGTTGcgtggctccgcccacaccaGGTAGGCGGCCAGGCCCAGTTCCTGTTCCAGGGCGGTGCGCTGCAGTGCACAGCAGCTCAGAACGCGCTGATCACAGTACTTCAGAGACCTGCGGGTCACGCCGCAAAACAACGTATTCCAGCCTATTCAGTAAAGCTACAGAATACGTGCACTTACTGATGCACACTGCATGATGGTTTTATTAATAGTACATcggcaatttttatttttttacagtaCAAGATGTCAAAACCTATGCATCTTTATTTACCCTCAGTACAACTAAAAGCCACCTTGCCAGATTGATCATCTTCCAAGATGGAACGCTCTAACTGAGCAGCTGCAGGTTGAAGCAGAAGCTGTTTGAGATTGCTGGAGTTGTTTGTGTACCTTGGCAGGGATTCTCCCATTGGATCCATGCCAGTGAAGATAAGGATGCAGGGTAAGGCCTCCAGCTCCAGATAGGTGCTGGGAGTCCAGTCCGGGTCCTGGATCTTCAGCCATATCTACAGACGCATACGGATGAGCTGCGTATTCCCACCAACTCACTGTACAGACACCACGTCTCTCTGGATGATTAGGAGTTACATACGGTGAGCAGATACCTTCAGCTGATTCAAGAAGTGCTCGCCCACGATGATCCCCGACGCAGGGTCTCCCAGAACCACCTCAAAGCGGTCGTGGAGGCCGAGGAGGTCGCGGACCCGGGAGAGGCGCCGGTGGGCCCGCGCGGCCAGCGGCGGGAAGGGGATGCGGAGCAGGAGCATGTGGCCGTGGCGCTCGCCGCACGAGCCCGTCACTCCCAGCAGGCACTGCACCATCTCCAGGGTCTCCACGGAGGTGTGCTTCTGGAGCTGGGCCTGGCCCCCCGCCGTGGCCAGGAGCGCCATGCAGTAGTGACGCAGCAACACCTGGGTGCGGATCACAGCGCTGTGCAGCTTGGGGAACCTTGAGGTGGAGAAGGTGTTCCTCAGTGCGAGTGAAAGAACAAACGTACAATAGCAAAGACACGGATGTGCAGAAATTCTTTACGGCAGACATTATTTGTACAGATGGTGATACGCAATATCATAACTGGACTTGTATACAGATATATAGAGTTCATGAAAACAATAACGGAACAGTAAAAGGTTCTGGCGGGTTTACGCTGCAGGGCCACTGTGCATTGGTACACTGGTAACGGTCAGGTACGTACCTCTCCTCCAGGGCGGCGACCATGCTCTCAAACGAGCTGTCGAAACGCAGCAGGGGGAGGCAGTTCCCCGAGCGAGTGGACTCCAACAACTCGGACACGCCAAAGTACTTGGTTTTCTCATGATACAGATCCACatcctacacacaaacacaagtgcACGCTAAACATCTTCCTCGTGTCCCGTGTTAACGTTGTAGAGCAACCATTAGTATGAGAAAGGCACaatgaaatgtattattattattaggcaCAATGAGATCCAAGAGTAGCTTTGTGTTTAATACTTTGTTGATTTCATTTGCCATTTTTAGCCAATTTTCTCCCAACTTTTATTGCCCAACCAATGACTAGCCAGCCAGCTAATCAGCTCTGACTCATCACATGAGCCACCAATGGCTGTGACATCATTGGGTCTTGATCAAACACTTTTCTGCTGCACCACTGGAGAATCCCAGGTGTCAATACTTTAAGCCctaatatatttacattgttgAATGGCCAGTGGATCTCATTATAAGGGCTGATGCGGGTGTTTTGAGTCTGCAGGGCGAAGGGGAGTGATGTCACGTGGAGAATCAAGATGTTGGCAGCCTCCTGAATCTGCCTGCAGTTCAGCAGACTGTCCACCAATCCAGAGCTGGGATCACCCATCAGCCTGCCGTGCTCTTCACTGCAGAACGCAGATGGAAAGACAGCATTGACGATCACTGAGCAAGCAGGATTACACAATAGAGCCCACAGGAGGGCGCCATCACCTGCTGATGTCCCAGTGAGCGTGGTCATGCACCAGGATGAAGAGGGTGTAGGGGTTCAACTTGGATTTCTGAATGAGGTCGTTGATCTTTGCTACTGCGGTCTGGTCCAGCTTCACCACATACTGCTCAGCGCCCTTTGCGGACGAACCGTCTTGGTTGAGACCCAGCTCCTGCAGGACACCTGTAGaagaaccaatcacaaaaactGTGAGAATAGCCTAGTTACTTTTCTAACTACTGTTTTTGCATTGGGAAACTACAAGTCTCCATTCTGCTGAATGCAAGATTAAAGCAACAGAAGCGTAATCTTCTACCTGAGCTCCAGAGATGCCGGACAACTTGTTGAAAGGTGACCTCAGAGGGTGGCACGCAAATCAGGAACTCCACCTTGTCAAATGAACCGAGGTCCAGGTTGTGAGTGCTGGAGTCGGCGATGGCGCATACGTGAGACAGCAGCTTCCGTGCCACTGCCAGCTGAATGGGGCGAATCTCATGCCAGGCCACCCGGTACTCTGTCAAGGATGGCACACGCGATTCATGCCAGCACGGCTCACCTGCATTTCCCCAAGGTAACCCGAGGTGCAGAACTTCGTGGTAGGACGCAGTGCGTTTATAGTACGAgactcacctgcacacacaggtTCTCCAGCGTGCTCCAGTCTGCAACCCTGAGCAGGGGGGCTGGTAGTCTCCGGACTGGCTTTCTCCAGCACAGCCTCCAAGTCTTCATCTAACAGTGTTCAGAAAGGTTGAAGTCAAAACACTGCAGATCCTTGTGGGCTGACTTGTGCCTGGTTCTGCACTCCCCTTTGATTCAGGTTGGGGTTTGTGTGCTAGAAATGGCCCTCATCAAGCAATAAAGAGAGAGTCTAGAGAGACAGCAGCCTTACCTGGCCCGGCAGAGCTAAACGAGGCCTCCAATTCTGCAGTCATCCCAGTGGAGAGTTCTTGCTCGATCTCTCGCATGCAGTCGTTAGGACAGATCATGCTCTCTGCAAGTGCTCGTGTTTGGTGCTTCCCTGCagagaaaacaatgaaaacaatATTCATGAATATCCGCAACCGTAAACAAACCACGAGTAACCACCAAAAAAACCCCTAATACAAATGTGTCACTTCTTCTGATGATCTTTTTGATTGCGGATAGCAAACATGCATCTCAACTGAGTGATCAAAATAAGAGACAAGCCCAAGAGAAAAGCACAAGCACTACTGGCCAGTGTGTGCAATTTGAGTTTAGCGTTTCTTGGCTACACTGACCACCACCACTGCATTGGTACAGTTATAGGCTCCTGTCCCAAATCAGAAGGGTAGCAAACCACAAATCTCATACAAGAATGGTACCACTATGACTTCACATTCACAGGGAGAACaataatgaatgtatttataaaTGAATTTGTCAATACATGTTCAGTGTTCATTTGTTAACATGTCCTCGTATCCAAATTCTATGGGTTTGTGCAGCCCACACAACATCTGGAAATCAAACCAGCTTCCCACCTGTTACTACAACGCAGGACTCTGTCTCCTGACTCCGGCCCATGCAGATGATGACAACGTAATGGGTCTGACTCAGCCTGCCTTCCAACAGCCTCTGGAAGGTGTCGTCCAGCGCCTCGGCCAGAGAGGGCGCCGTGTCCAACACCAGCACAGACTCACCACAAGAGCTGGTGGCCAGCTTGGCCAGCCAGGGCAGCTGGGAGGAGGTGAGGGGCTGGGCCAGACCCAGAATAGGGGTGGGGAACTGGGTGTGGTTCTGCTGGTACTGTCGGATCTCCGTCAGATGTGACTCGCGCCAGGAACGCATGAGGATTTGCTCCAGGTCTTCCATCAAGGGCACCTGGTCAGGGGCTTGGACGACCCGAACCCAGATCAGATCACCATTACATGCACAGAATAACAAACTTGCTATATAATAACAAGTTATATTTTTGATAATGGTATTAATAAATGTTCTAAATGTAACCAAAATGTACTAACAGTAAATAGCTCATAAATGTCTGTCTTAGAAGCCATTTGCACTACTTTGAAGATAAAATTATGCTGAAATGGATTTTTAGTCCATCAACAAATAgaaaatatatacagtatacacaacgTGTAATACATAAAACGAGGGCAGTTTACTGTATTGATTTACTACACCAGAGGTTCTTAGGTACCCATCATTAACTGAGCAATTtaggcatgagtgtgtgtgtgtggtaaacaGTCCtaagtgtgtgaagtgtgttctcTCACCCAGCTGCACCAGGTAGTAGATGGTGAGAAGCACCTGCATCTCAGTGGAGAGGGGCTGGATGGACGAGGCCCTGTGCTGCTCATAGAtgcgtgggagtgtgtgtgagccacGGTAACACACCTGCAGACGTGTgttcaccaacacctcacctgtgttcccgCACAGGCGCGGTAGAGCCCCGTGTCctgcgcacgcgcacgcgcacgcacatgcacacacacacacacacacacacacacacacacacacacacacacacacacacacacacacacacacacacacacacacacacacacacacacacacacacacacacacacacacacactcctctttaACCCCAGGTTGTGTGAATGCCCATGGGTCAGTGTTCACATTATACTAGGGTCCAATGCAGTTCATACCAGAGTAAACCACCAAAGACACCACAATGCAGACATGCTAATAAATAATTCTGACATTTCCTAATTGGGACTGAATGGGTTTTAGAGTACGTGAGCCTTATTTAGATATTTAGACAAGATAAGCACAGTGCCACAGAGCACTACACATGTGCTTTGTGCTTCTGTAGTTTGGAGAACATATCTCACCTTTAAAGATGACTGGCTGCAGTCCGCATATCTGGAGCAGATTATCAGGCACTGTGACACACTCCCCTGGAGGGAAGAGGGCCGAGGACCCCTGACCCACAAATCCTGAAGTCCCACTGTCTGCtacatgtgcgtgcgtgcacgcgcgcgcgtgcacacacacacacacacacacacacacacacacacacacacacacacacacacacacacacacacactttcagcacAAACCGCATGAACTGGCAACAAAGCGACAATTTGAAATCTCTGACACATATTCAGCTACAGCTGTTCTAGCACACATGcgtacacacgcgcgcacacacacacacacgcgcacacacctctCTTAACAGTGCTGAGCACTAGAAGCACCGAGAACTGCACAGCtagcacacacctacacaaagaGCACAAACCCAGAACACCCACATTATTTACTGAGCAAATATCTCTAACATGTTCTACACAGCAGAACCTTCTTTATGGCCAAACAGGCACACGTTCATAAAGACTTACATCAGTCATACACCTGGAACATGACACTCAACAGATTTGACCATTTCAAGTCCGAGGCACAGAGCAGCAGGCGGGAGAAGTGTGTACCTGACTTTGTGGCGCTGACGGTGCTGGAGGGAGCAGGTCTCTGTACTTCAGAGGGTCCTGAGGATTCAGGAGACCAGCCTTTGTGTCTTTTTTTGGGTGGGCCTGTGTTTGCAATGGAACCTTAAAGGAGGAATGGGATTATCActtttggtaaaaaaaaatttaagaaaaggaaaaaaaaaaagttttaaaagtcTGTTAAAAAACAGGTGGCTTGTTATGCACTGCTGTTCACAGCATCCATCCTAATGTAACATTGTGAGTCAAAGTCCAGTAACATTCCCATGTCAACGTAATGGAGTGTGATGATGAATGAATATAGAGGAAGCTTTAGGTTTGGTAGTGAGCAGTCACTCAGCTTTACAGGAACAAGACTGGGATGGTACGTGTGGGTTTTTTTGTGCTATTCTGATGTTACTAGAGAAACAAAAGTGAGGAAGCAAGTGAGGTGTGAAACCCCACTACTAAACTCTGGATCCCAAAGAAAGCCTTGCATTTTACAACACCGACCacaagagggggaggggcctttttttttttttttttgctctttaTGAGCTGAGAGGGAAAACCTTTTACTGCCCCAACAACTGAATAATAACAGACAGTGAAAACAAaagtggaggaggaagaggtctACACCAGACAGCTGGGGCTCTTCCTCAAGCTCTCAGCCACTTTAAAGAGGAAGCCGTCTCTTTCATGGAGGTGTGATGTCTGACAGGGCGGctctcaccccacccctcccccccacccccccccacacccccacctgagGCAATTAAACGGTGGGTGTCTGTCCTTTATCTAGTTTAGCACACCAAAGCTATTTTTTTGGTTTAGAATCAAAGTGACTTTTCCTGCTAAGAATTACCAATAACGGTGAGCCTTCCTGGGCCATAAGCAGCCAGGCCTGCCTGGGGCAAAGGCTGCTGGGATGCAGAAATGTGGCTGCCATTGGTCATGGGGAGGGAAGGTTCAGACGCTTGGAGATGGCCGTTCAGGTCTGTGGAACAGCCATGCAAGAAATCATGCTGAAGTAAACAGACAGTTAACAAGCTTTTGTTCACTTGTATTTCATAATTATACAATGAACAAGGATACTATTTTAAACCCACAATATTTAgatttataaaataaatatatttattctaTAAATCTATTTAAATCAATATTTCAATTTTTGGCTTTACCTCTGGCAGCAAGAATatgttaaaacaaacaaaaacaaaaatgaaaccgAGTGTCCTCTGCCTACCTAGACTAAATGGATtttctgaaatcacattcataGCCTTGGCTGGCAGAACTCATGGTGcacagtgtctgtgttttgtgtctATGTGAGTGTACCGGTGCAGCTGGCCGAGTTGGGGCCGGGGCCGGCGCTGGCCGAGCTGGCCAGCGGGTCATTAGTCCTTGGAGCGGCCGGTGTCTCCTCAGCGCTCGCCACAGTGGAGGTCTGTCTTACACGGCCGTCTgcacaaagacaagcacagagAGCCACTTTGCAACCTCACGCCACGCAccttggctccgcccacctcggcTCCTCCCCCCTCGCCGCTGTACGCAGAAGTGCTTTCGTGGTGCGGCTTACTTATTCCTTTCCAGCAGATGGGCGGGCCCTTGACCAGCAGCCCCTGAGCACTGCGCAGCAGGTGGTACTTTAAGTGCTTCTGTTTCTTGGGCTGGGTGGTGAGGTTCAGGTTGATGTGGTTGGAGAACTCGGTGAAGTAGCGGAAGCCCTTCTCGCCACAGCCAACGCAATTCCCCGAGAAACCTGGAGCACCACGTCAATTCAACTTTATGCAGTGCTTTTAATAATGGACCCTACAGATCTACAGATCTATACAGCGcaaatgagcaagccagaggtgaGATCCTTCCAAACCCAACCTCCCTCAAGACAACACATAGAAGTAGATCTGCTGAAACTCTGAGAATTACGATCAGCATATGAAGATGGTCTTTATATGGCGCCTACAGGAGAGCAAAGAAACGTTCTCGTCTGAGTCGCTTCACTTGCAGGTTCTCAACTGGTGCTGCATCTTCTTAAGCAGCGTCACAAACCGAAGCATAAACCAGCTGAAATCTAGTTGGCTGTCTTCACTGTTAGCTTGTTTCCATAGTCACCATTGGCACTGAGCTGATGCAGGGGCCATAGAAACCAAACCATGAGTTAAAAACATCTCTGGGAGAATTGCAAATCTCTGTGCACTAGGTTGGAGTGCCCTGACCCAGATCCTAGTGCTTGGACCGCCCCACTCTCTTTTGCTCCCTCACGTTTGTCTGGATTCATCTTTAAGGCCCCATCTTGTTTTTTAAAGATTATTTCTATGTGAAAAGTCCAGAAATAGAGTCCAATCTACACAACGAAATAGCTGTGAGAACAGAATCAGAAACACTGATTCACGTAAACTCAGCCGTGTTCAACTTTTGGGTTTTTAGGTGAAACTAAAGAATTTGCTAAACATTTTCAATAGGTAATAATCTTTGGGAATTTGGTTAGAAGATCCTCAAACTGACATTCACCATAAAAACCCCTTTGGTGAGGAAACAATTTGGCTCCTAGtaatgactagggatgcaccgaaaattcggccaccgaaaattttcggccgaaatggcttaaatttgcattttcggttttcggccgaaatactttcatcaccgaaacaacacggccgaaacaatgtactgtgatgacgcaagcaaaaatcgccacctgcacgcgcttatttggataaagctagcaaaaaagttttccagtgatggcgccaaggcaaaggacattacaccaaaaattatggaactcgctgccagacgatcagccgttctctgtcgtagggatttcgtaggctaatagagcacattgagccccgttatgttttgccgagcagacgacatttctcagaagcgtgtttacctgagctgtttaatgttgttgcaactcacgtcacgtttttatgagagaatttatatttatctttcaggccagtcagttataattaaatttaactcgtataaaatacatatatttatcctctcagataaaaacggtctgcaagcgagttaaatttaattaggggtcggccgttgtcagcgttatcgtcgttatcggcccaccactaattttattttataatatgcattactgtaatgtcagtgctaaataaatattttcaaatgaaattttgtagttgatttattctttgaatagcaatgccttgattttagtgaggttagccataaatccaatgttactaataattggtataatgtaggctatttcggtgtttcggttttcggctttcggccttggtttcctcattttcggttttcggtttcggctaagaattttcatttcggtgcatccctagtaatGACCTCAAATCAAACCCTAGTGGCTCTTACCTAAAAGTGCATTACGGCCACGTTCGTCGGGAAGAAAGCGCTGGTCCACTGCGCACACCAGTATGTGGTCAGGTATACTGGGAGACTTGGCGCCCACCAGCAGGAACCCCGTTGGCACATCAACACATTCAGCAGACATGGAGGCAAGACGCAGGTCTTTCCCAGCCCGACAGAACCCTGCCAAGCGCACAGACATTAGCCGACGCTTACAAAGGATCTACTCACAACTACACGAAATGATGAGCTTTCAGGACAAGGCTTTATTAAATAATTCTGGTGTACTGTTCTGCTCCATTGAACTGGTACTGTTGTGCAATGTGGAACTGTACTAATGCTGAACATCTCCTGTTTCTGTATCTACTCAAACAGTACCACTCTATAACTCAAACAAACAGTACCACTCTATAACTCAAACAAACAGTACCACTCTATAACTCAAACAAACAGTACCACTTTCTCACCACTCAAACAGTA contains:
- the greb1 gene encoding protein GREB1 isoform X4, which codes for MGNSYAGQLRTTRFEEVLHNSIEASLRSSSVVPRPVFSQLYLEPEQRHGPQNGHVENEEDDDEDGSESNSPPIPYQMKPPPEGSCTTDGFCRAGKDLRLASMSAECVDVPTGFLLVGAKSPSIPDHILVCAVDQRFLPDERGRNALLGFSGNCVGCGEKGFRYFTEFSNHINLNLTTQPKKQKHLKYHLLRSAQGLLVKGPPICWKGINGRVRQTSTVASAEETPAAPRTNDPLASSASAGPGPNSASCTDLNGHLQASEPSLPMTNGSHISASQQPLPQAGLAAYGPGRLTVIGSIANTGPPKKRHKGWSPESSGPSEVQRPAPSSTVSATKSDSGTSGFVGQGSSALFPPGECVTVPDNLLQICGLQPVIFKGHGALPRLCGNTGEVLVNTRLQVCYRGSHTLPRIYEQHRASSIQPLSTEMQVLLTIYYLVQLAPDQVPLMEDLEQILMRSWRESHLTEIRQYQQNHTQFPTPILGLAQPLTSSQLPWLAKLATSSCGESVLVLDTAPSLAEALDDTFQRLLEGRLSQTHYVVIICMGRSQETESCVVVTGKHQTRALAESMICPNDCMREIEQELSTGMTAELEASFSSAGPDEDLEAVLEKASPETTSPPAQGCRLEHAGEPVCAEYRVAWHEIRPIQLAVARKLLSHVCAIADSSTHNLDLGSFDKVEFLICVPPSEVTFQQVVRHLWSSGVLQELGLNQDGSSAKGAEQYVVKLDQTAVAKINDLIQKSKLNPYTLFILVHDHAHWDISSEEHGRLMGDPSSGLVDSLLNCRQIQEAANILILHVTSLPFALQTQNTRISPYNEIHWPFNNDVDLYHEKTKYFGVSELLESTRSGNCLPLLRFDSSFESMVAALEERFPKLHSAVIRTQVLLRHYCMALLATAGGQAQLQKHTSVETLEMVQCLLGVTGSCGERHGHMLLLRIPFPPLAARAHRRLSRVRDLLGLHDRFEVVLGDPASGIIVGEHFLNQLKIWLKIQDPDWTPSTYLELEALPCILIFTGMDPMGESLPRSLKYCDQRVLSCCALQRTALEQELGLAAYLVWAEPRNEHRPPPSSDLSESDPDKPSSTDNEEEEPVLDVNSALPGTDHSQNPQADSSPHKQHKVTLHQAAVRGDTTQAHSRSSKSTSPGSSSTPGSPLRYSCSWARDLNRPPVVLLPKALYDLITTADSSGLPKSTSFLPHASVEWDSSFRPLLSKMMTCTEQSLYYRQWTKPTAQHMDSSNRAEGRHDSFHPRRLLLSGPPQVGKTGAYLQFLGILSRMLIRLMEVDIYDEEDINCGSELEAGHYHQPAASWPDADAVRGMPFHFTIHDPKYEDISAIYSPDSALNAERNPRRQEDVYLRRRTARIKLSKYAAYNTYHHCEQCHQYMGFNPRYQLCESTLHAFTFSHLLLGEEIQLYFIIPKSKEHHFSFSQPGGQLESMRLPLTSDWNPDCIKSPIFTPTTGRHEHGLFNLFHAMDGASHLHILVVKEYEMAVYKKYWPNHIMLVLPTIFNGAGIGAAHFLIKELSYHNLELERSRRVEHGSRPQDVWPFIILADDSCVMWNAVEIDPKSGTMESERNVSLKQVLQHMESCPDITQYGLCGVRKWSSQGLRPGQRREPFSRGHLHDFLLLNVDLTQDVQYNQNRFTCDDVDFNLRVHSAGLLICRFNNFSVMKKQIAIGGYRTFIIKTKMTDVPTTVQPSQYVCAPDSKHLFLATPAQLLLEKYLQHTSQRLFPLSADNCDHPVLSVDCYLNLGPEVTVCFVSSRPHSINISTAAVLFSGLLLYFCDSFVTPGFLKKFQFLKGATLCVICPNRSALRQTVVRLELEDRWRFRLSDEFQTANAKEDQPLFFLTGKHI
- the greb1 gene encoding protein GREB1 isoform X2, translating into MGNSYAGQLRTTRFEEVLHNSIEASLRSSSVVPRPVFSQLYLEPEQRHGPQNGHVENEEDDDEDGSESNSPPIPYQMKPPPEGSCTTDGFCRAGKDLRLASMSAECVDVPTGFLLVGAKSPSIPDHILVCAVDQRFLPDERGRNALLGFSGNCVGCGEKGFRYFTEFSNHINLNLTTQPKKQKHLKYHLLRSAQGLLVKGPPICWKGINGRVRQTSTVASAEETPAAPRTNDPLASSASAGPGPNSASCTDLNGHLQASEPSLPMTNGSHISASQQPLPQAGLAAYGPGRLTVIGSIANTGPPKKRHKGWSPESSGPSEVQRPAPSSTVSATKSADSGTSGFVGQGSSALFPPGECVTVPDNLLQICGLQPVIFKGHGALPRLCGNTGEVLVNTRLQVCYRGSHTLPRIYEQHRASSIQPLSTEMQVLLTIYYLVQLAPDQVPLMEDLEQILMRSWRESHLTEIRQYQQNHTQFPTPILGLAQPLTSSQLPWLAKLATSSCGESVLVLDTAPSLAEALDDTFQRLLEGRLSQTHYVVIICMGRSQETESCVVVTGKHQTRALAESMICPNDCMREIEQELSTGMTAELEASFSSAGPDEDLEAVLEKASPETTSPPAQGCRLEHAGEPVCAEYRVAWHEIRPIQLAVARKLLSHVCAIADSSTHNLDLGSFDKVEFLICVPPSEVTFQQVVRHLWSSGVLQELGLNQDGSSAKGAEQYVVKLDQTAVAKINDLIQKSKLNPYTLFILVHDHAHWDISSEEHGRLMGDPSSGLVDSLLNCRQIQEAANILILHVTSLPFALQTQNTRISPYNEIHWPFNNDVDLYHEKTKYFGVSELLESTRSGNCLPLLRFDSSFESMVAALEERFPKLHSAVIRTQVLLRHYCMALLATAGGQAQLQKHTSVETLEMVQCLLGVTGSCGERHGHMLLLRIPFPPLAARAHRRLSRVRDLLGLHDRFEVVLGDPASGIIVGEHFLNQLKIWLKIQDPDWTPSTYLELEALPCILIFTGMDPMGESLPRSLKYCDQRVLSCCALQRTALEQELGLAAYLVWAEPRNEHRPPPSSDLSESDPDKPSSTDNEEEEPVLDVNSALPGTDHSQNPQADSSPHKQHKVTLHQAAVRGDTTQAHSRSSKSTSPGSSSTPGSPLRYSCSWARDLNRPPVVLLPKALYDLITTADSSGLPKSTSFLPHASVEWDSSFRPLLSKMMTCTEQSLYYRQWTKPTAQHMDSSNRAEGRHDSFHPRRLLLSGPPQVGKTGAYLQFLGILSRMLIRLMEVDIYDEEDINCGSELEAGHYHQPAASWPDADAVRGMPFHFTIHDPKYEDISAIYSPDSALNAERNPRRQEDVYLRRRTARIKLSKYAAYNTYHHCEQCHQYMGFNPRYQLCESTLHAFTFSHLLLGEEIQLYFIIPKSKEHHFSFSQPGGQLESMRLPLTSDWNPDCIKSPIFTPTTGRHEHGLFNLFHAMDGASHLHILVVKEYEMAVYKKYWPNHIMLVLPTIFNGAGIGAAHFLIKELSYHNLELERSRRVEHGSRPQDVWPFIILADDSCVMWNAVEIDPKSGTMESERNVSLKQVLQHMESCPDITQYGLCGVRKWSSQGLRPGQRREPFSRGHLHDFLLLNVDLTQDVQYNQNRFTCDDVDFNLRVHSAGLLICRFNNFSVMKKQIAIGGYRTFIIKTKMTDVPTTVQPSQYVCAPDSKHLFLATPAQLLLEKYLQHTSQRLFPLSADNCDHPVLSVDCYLNLGPEVTVCFVSSRPHSINISTAAVLFSGLLLYFCDSFVTPGFLKKFQFLKGATLCVICPNRSALRQTVVRLELEDRWRFRLSDEFQTANAKEDQPLFFLTGKHI